A region of Candidatus Paceibacterota bacterium DNA encodes the following proteins:
- a CDS encoding thrombospondin type 3 repeat-containing protein: MNSQSVRNFLKNKKLVAASILGLTIISLSVFSNKGVSNPLITETKQEEQGVLVINGGVNDSVADLINKDSDKDGLKDWEEALYGTDPNNKDSNNNGILDGTEVHKQNVAKNTTSGEITTSATDQFGQQFFVAASALKNAGKFDPETVRETAKIIYSNIKQEEIRPLYTINDLTVIKNASDAEILAYSKNLGTVIQKYSKYNLGQEITVISTSLETSDQTLQTKLVPYINAYTNIAKDTVEIAVPEKIAELHLDLINNYRGTADSLKIVGQIFSDPLLSMNGLNQYLSYSNKLVETAKTLEIYFKSGVILNNTQP, translated from the coding sequence ATGAATTCTCAATCCGTGCGAAACTTTCTTAAGAACAAAAAATTAGTTGCCGCATCTATTTTAGGGTTAACAATTATAAGTTTATCTGTTTTTTCCAACAAAGGAGTTTCTAATCCACTAATTACAGAAACAAAACAAGAAGAACAAGGTGTTTTGGTTATTAATGGTGGGGTAAACGACTCCGTCGCAGATTTAATAAACAAAGACAGTGATAAGGATGGACTAAAAGACTGGGAGGAAGCACTTTATGGTACAGATCCGAACAATAAAGACTCAAATAACAACGGAATATTAGACGGAACTGAAGTTCATAAACAAAATGTGGCTAAAAATACCACGAGTGGAGAGATTACAACCTCTGCGACAGATCAGTTCGGTCAGCAGTTTTTTGTGGCAGCTTCAGCTCTTAAAAACGCTGGAAAATTTGACCCAGAAACAGTACGAGAAACCGCAAAAATTATATATTCCAACATAAAACAAGAGGAGATACGCCCCCTATACACAATAAACGACCTCACTGTTATAAAAAACGCCAGTGATGCAGAAATTTTAGCTTACAGCAAAAATCTTGGAACGGTAATCCAAAAATATTCGAAATATAACCTAGGACAAGAAATCACAGTAATCTCTACCTCTCTTGAAACTAGCGACCAAACATTGCAAACAAAACTAGTTCCTTACATAAACGCCTACACAAACATAGCCAAGGACACCGTGGAAATCGCGGTTCCAGAAAAAATAGCAGAGCTTCACCTTGATCTGATAAATAACTACCGAGGAACGGCTGATTCTCTGAAAATTGTCGGGCAAATTTTTTCCGACCCTCTTCTTTCGATGAACGGTCTTAATCAATATCTTTCCTATAGCAATAAATTGGTAGAAACCGCTAAAACACTAGAGATATATTTTAAAAGTGGTGTTATACTTAATAATACACAGCCGTAA
- the rsmA gene encoding 16S rRNA (adenine(1518)-N(6)/adenine(1519)-N(6))-dimethyltransferase RsmA — translation MKPKKSLGQNFLTNKKIAEDIALAGNISKKDIVLEVGPGKGILTEFLLKYSKQVIAVEKDRELFSFLTEKFAKEISNKKLILVQGDILDFDFNDYKIKEESYKLIANIPYNVTGLLFRLFLETGPRPKTMVFMVQKEVAERVIARDEKESVLSISVKVYGIPKITRRVSAGSFFPKPNVDSAVLTVENIKSPFKNKIDEKRFFELLKAGFSSKRKKLSSNLSLVAKKDAVLKTFAELGLNENTRAEDVSAKKFLEITKHL, via the coding sequence ATGAAACCAAAAAAATCACTAGGGCAAAATTTTCTAACCAACAAAAAGATTGCTGAGGATATTGCCTTAGCTGGAAATATTTCAAAAAAAGATATTGTGCTTGAGGTTGGTCCAGGAAAGGGGATATTAACAGAGTTTTTACTTAAATATTCAAAACAAGTAATCGCCGTGGAAAAAGACCGTGAACTATTTTCTTTTCTTACGGAAAAATTCGCGAAGGAAATTTCTAATAAGAAATTAATCTTAGTTCAAGGAGATATTCTTGATTTTGATTTTAATGATTACAAAATAAAAGAAGAGTCTTATAAATTGATAGCAAATATTCCTTACAACGTAACCGGTTTACTTTTTCGTCTTTTTCTAGAAACCGGCCCTCGTCCAAAAACAATGGTTTTTATGGTACAGAAAGAAGTTGCGGAAAGAGTGATTGCTCGCGACGAAAAAGAAAGTGTTTTGTCTATTTCGGTAAAAGTGTACGGTATTCCAAAAATAACGCGTCGTGTTTCTGCTGGAAGTTTTTTTCCAAAACCAAATGTTGATTCGGCTGTCCTTACTGTTGAAAATATAAAATCACCTTTTAAAAATAAAATTGACGAGAAAAGATTTTTTGAATTACTAAAAGCAGGATTTAGCAGTAAACGAAAAAAGCTTTCAAGCAACCTCTCTTTGGTTGCAAAAAAGGATGCTGTCTTAAAAACTTTCGCAGAGCTTGGCTTAAATGAAAACACGCGAGCAGAAGATGTTTCCGCAAAAAAATTCCTAGAAATCACAAAACATTTGTAA
- a CDS encoding UvrD-helicase domain-containing protein, whose protein sequence is MSDLKNELNQQQQEAVVQTEGPLLIIAGAGAGKTKTITHRILHLVEKGVTPSSILAITFTNKAAAEMGHRVSVLLQTRRSVADFGLKDGPLVSTFHSLGVKILRENATLVERTARFSILDEQETVSLVKNAIKSLDLDPKQFDPARLRWAISRHKGNVISSEEYSETAEGYFPKVLSSVWKKYETLLKEENAFDFDDLVTRTAVLLRDNEEVLKKYHNTWKYIHIDEYQDTNTAQYELSRLLAKKEKNICVVGDSDQNIYGWRGANLRNILNFEQDYPGAMVVLLEENYRSTQNILQAANDIIKKNKIRKEKNLFTKNVEGEKIAVFEAYDEADEARFIAQKSLELIAEGVPSNEIAVLYRANYQSRALEEGFLSLNVPHRVLGVKFFERKEVKDVLAYIRAARNPSGLSDIKRVINVPPRGVGDATIAKIFSGKEGSLPPKMKERISIFWALLEKIKNSSETMKTSDLVRFVIKETGLEKFFKEGGEDDLERLENMMELASLATKYDIFEADEGVEKLLSDAALASDQDSMDQKKNKDGVRLMTAHASKGLEFDYVFIVGLEQDLFPHARVNLPTTTEEDSEEERRLFYVALTRARKKVFLTFATVRTIFGSRQVETPSEFIYDIDPMLLEQTERSESLGKVIYLD, encoded by the coding sequence ATGTCTGACTTAAAAAACGAGCTAAACCAACAACAACAAGAGGCTGTTGTTCAAACGGAGGGCCCTCTTTTGATTATTGCCGGTGCCGGAGCAGGAAAAACAAAAACCATAACCCATAGAATACTTCACTTAGTAGAAAAAGGGGTTACTCCCAGCTCTATTTTAGCCATTACTTTTACAAATAAGGCCGCGGCGGAAATGGGGCACCGTGTTTCTGTGCTACTCCAAACACGCCGTTCGGTTGCCGATTTTGGATTAAAAGACGGCCCCCTTGTCTCAACCTTCCATTCTTTAGGGGTAAAAATTTTAAGAGAAAACGCTACACTCGTAGAAAGAACTGCCCGCTTTTCAATCTTGGACGAACAGGAAACCGTCTCGTTAGTTAAAAATGCAATTAAAAGTCTAGACTTAGATCCAAAGCAATTTGACCCTGCACGACTACGCTGGGCAATATCCCGCCACAAAGGAAATGTTATTTCTTCCGAAGAATATTCAGAAACAGCTGAGGGTTATTTTCCAAAAGTACTTTCTTCTGTTTGGAAAAAATACGAAACCTTATTGAAAGAAGAAAATGCTTTTGACTTTGACGATCTCGTTACTCGCACAGCTGTTCTTTTACGCGACAACGAAGAGGTTTTGAAAAAATATCATAATACTTGGAAATATATTCACATCGATGAGTATCAAGATACAAACACTGCGCAATACGAATTATCACGTCTTCTAGCCAAGAAAGAAAAAAATATTTGCGTTGTTGGTGACAGTGATCAAAATATTTATGGTTGGCGTGGAGCAAATCTACGAAATATTTTAAATTTTGAACAAGACTACCCAGGAGCAATGGTTGTTCTTCTTGAGGAGAACTATCGCTCAACTCAAAACATCCTCCAAGCAGCAAACGATATTATTAAAAAAAATAAAATTCGCAAAGAAAAAAATCTTTTTACAAAAAACGTTGAGGGTGAAAAAATTGCAGTTTTTGAAGCTTATGACGAGGCAGATGAAGCACGCTTCATCGCTCAAAAATCTTTAGAACTAATTGCGGAGGGGGTTCCTTCAAACGAAATTGCTGTTTTATATCGCGCAAACTATCAGTCGCGCGCACTTGAAGAAGGTTTTCTTTCTCTTAATGTTCCACACCGTGTGCTTGGAGTGAAGTTCTTTGAACGAAAAGAGGTTAAGGATGTCTTAGCCTATATTCGCGCAGCAAGAAACCCATCTGGACTCTCAGATATAAAAAGAGTTATTAACGTTCCACCAAGAGGAGTTGGGGACGCAACTATCGCTAAAATTTTTTCTGGTAAAGAAGGTTCTCTTCCTCCGAAAATGAAAGAACGAATTTCAATTTTTTGGGCTCTTCTTGAAAAAATAAAAAATTCATCGGAAACAATGAAGACTTCGGACCTTGTTCGTTTTGTAATAAAAGAAACGGGGTTGGAAAAATTTTTTAAAGAGGGTGGGGAAGATGATTTAGAGCGACTAGAGAACATGATGGAACTCGCATCACTCGCAACAAAATATGATATTTTCGAAGCGGACGAAGGAGTTGAAAAATTACTTTCTGACGCAGCGCTTGCAAGCGACCAAGATTCCATGGACCAAAAGAAGAATAAAGATGGAGTTCGTCTAATGACTGCCCATGCTTCAAAAGGACTTGAGTTTGATTATGTTTTTATTGTTGGGCTTGAACAAGATCTTTTTCCTCACGCAAGGGTTAATCTTCCAACAACCACAGAAGAAGACTCCGAGGAAGAACGTCGTTTGTTTTACGTTGCCCTTACTCGTGCTCGAAAAAAAGTATTCTTAACTTTTGCTACGGTGCGAACAATATTTGGCTCGCGCCAAGTTGAGACTCCTTCAGAATTTATTTACGACATTGACCCAATGCTTCTTGAGCAGACAGAGAGAAGTGAATCTTTGGGTAAGGTAATATATCTAGACTAA
- a CDS encoding M23 family metallopeptidase, with product MDILEAVTGPVGQSLPSGGGDITIVGGMALLPDAGPSGTQVEVNEKPTPAFGQVSTYTVRAGDTLSSIAKMFDVSVGTVLSANDLKRGDALVVGQKLIILPVSGVQYTISKGDTISSISKKYKVDVGEIIGFNGFSSESDVLPIGESIIIPFAETEQKSTTIVPSKKIVNKAHGTGGPDYTGYFIRPVLEELGRKSQGLHGYNGVDIAAKKGTPIIAAAAGEVIVARSGGWNGGYGSYVVIAHGNGTQTLYGHMSSVAVEEGWHVSKGQTIGQVGSTGRSTGSHLHFEIRGAKNPF from the coding sequence ATGGATATCTTAGAGGCTGTGACCGGTCCTGTTGGTCAAAGTTTACCAAGTGGTGGTGGCGATATTACTATTGTTGGAGGGATGGCTCTTCTTCCAGACGCTGGTCCTTCCGGAACACAGGTTGAGGTAAACGAAAAACCAACCCCTGCTTTTGGGCAGGTCAGTACATATACGGTTCGCGCGGGAGATACCCTCTCAAGTATTGCTAAAATGTTTGATGTTAGTGTTGGGACAGTTTTAAGCGCAAACGATTTAAAAAGAGGTGATGCTTTAGTTGTCGGACAGAAACTTATAATTTTGCCTGTATCGGGTGTTCAGTACACGATTAGTAAAGGAGATACGATCTCTTCTATTTCAAAGAAATATAAAGTAGATGTTGGTGAAATTATCGGGTTCAATGGTTTTTCTTCGGAGAGTGACGTCCTTCCTATTGGGGAATCAATAATCATTCCTTTCGCCGAAACAGAACAAAAGAGTACAACCATTGTTCCATCCAAGAAAATTGTTAACAAAGCACACGGCACTGGTGGGCCTGATTACACTGGGTACTTCATACGCCCAGTCTTAGAAGAGCTTGGTAGAAAGTCCCAGGGCTTACATGGATACAACGGTGTTGATATCGCAGCCAAAAAAGGAACTCCAATAATCGCCGCAGCCGCAGGTGAAGTTATTGTTGCAAGAAGTGGTGGGTGGAATGGTGGCTATGGATCGTATGTTGTTATTGCACACGGTAACGGAACACAAACTCTTTATGGCCACATGAGTTCAGTTGCTGTGGAGGAAGGATGGCATGTAAGCAAGGGTCAAACTATTGGGCAAGTTGGTTCAACCGGGCGCTCGACAGGATCACATCTTCATTTTGAGATTCGTGGTGCGAAGAACCCATTTTAA
- a CDS encoding YifB family Mg chelatase-like AAA ATPase — MNFARVHGAQIQFLKAHVVNVEADISRGLFSFSIVGLPDKAVEESRDRVSAAIKNSGLKPPKSKNEKVVISLAPADMKKEGPVFDVPIALAYAIASGDISFDPAKKLFVGELSLDGKVMPVRGTLLIAEEAKKRGFEELYVPEENAIEAALIRGIKIFPIKTLQQLLNHLSKNKEKSAQVKNETIDHREPTEIIPTFSEIDLDLSEIRGQETGKRGLEIAASGGHNIALYGPPGTGKTMLAKGFRGLLPNLNEDEMLEVTGIHSAAGTLRETIITTPPFRSPHHTASYVSVIGGGAIPKPGEATLAHRGVLFLDEFPEFETRVLESLRQPLEDRVVNISRSRGFALFPASFILVAALNPCPCGNRGNKKQQCTCTASAIARYERKLSGPIIDRVDMWIEVGTIDYQKLSGESDGEKSETIRNRVMKARSRQKERFASFKKSGRLNSEMKAKDIIEMSRITENAEKLLRQSAEKFNFSARAYHKAIKLARTIADLAESDEILDEHILEAIRYRPRESFLSRS; from the coding sequence ATGAATTTCGCGCGTGTTCACGGAGCCCAAATACAATTCCTGAAAGCACACGTGGTGAATGTTGAGGCCGATATTTCTCGCGGCCTTTTTTCATTTTCAATCGTTGGTCTTCCTGATAAGGCTGTTGAGGAGTCGCGGGATAGAGTTAGTGCTGCTATTAAAAATTCTGGACTAAAACCACCAAAGAGTAAAAACGAAAAAGTTGTGATTTCTCTCGCTCCGGCTGATATGAAAAAAGAAGGTCCTGTTTTTGATGTTCCGATTGCTCTTGCTTACGCTATTGCTTCAGGAGATATTTCTTTTGACCCGGCAAAAAAATTATTTGTTGGAGAACTATCACTCGATGGAAAAGTTATGCCTGTTCGAGGAACTCTTCTTATTGCCGAAGAAGCAAAGAAAAGAGGGTTTGAAGAACTATACGTCCCAGAAGAAAACGCAATAGAGGCAGCTCTTATTCGTGGAATAAAAATTTTTCCAATTAAAACCTTACAACAATTACTAAACCATCTCTCAAAAAATAAAGAGAAAAGTGCCCAGGTAAAAAATGAAACGATAGACCACAGAGAGCCAACAGAAATTATTCCAACATTTTCAGAAATTGATTTGGATCTTTCAGAAATTCGCGGACAGGAAACAGGGAAGCGTGGTTTGGAAATTGCCGCGTCTGGCGGACACAATATCGCTCTTTATGGCCCACCAGGAACAGGAAAAACGATGCTTGCCAAAGGGTTTCGCGGATTACTTCCAAATCTAAACGAAGATGAGATGCTTGAGGTGACTGGTATTCATTCAGCAGCTGGAACACTAAGAGAGACAATCATCACAACTCCGCCGTTTCGTTCCCCTCACCACACTGCTTCTTATGTTTCGGTTATCGGCGGAGGCGCAATTCCCAAACCAGGAGAGGCCACTCTCGCTCATCGTGGGGTTTTGTTTTTAGACGAATTTCCAGAGTTTGAAACCAGAGTTCTAGAATCACTACGCCAACCGCTCGAGGACAGGGTGGTTAACATTTCTCGCTCCCGTGGATTCGCACTTTTTCCGGCATCATTTATTTTAGTCGCAGCACTAAACCCTTGCCCTTGTGGAAATAGAGGTAATAAAAAACAGCAGTGCACCTGCACTGCTTCTGCAATTGCTCGCTATGAAAGAAAATTGTCAGGTCCAATTATAGACCGAGTTGATATGTGGATTGAAGTTGGCACAATAGACTATCAAAAACTATCGGGTGAAAGCGACGGTGAAAAAAGCGAGACAATACGTAATCGAGTAATGAAAGCTCGTTCTCGCCAAAAAGAACGCTTTGCTTCTTTTAAAAAAAGTGGCCGCCTAAACAGCGAAATGAAAGCAAAAGATATTATTGAAATGTCGAGAATCACAGAAAACGCCGAAAAACTTTTGCGTCAAAGTGCAGAAAAATTTAACTTTTCTGCACGTGCCTATCATAAAGCAATTAAACTCGCTCGCACCATCGCCGATTTAGCAGAAAGTGATGAAATTCTAGACGAGCATATCCTAGAAGCTATCCGCTATCGACCAAGAGAATCTTTCTTGTCGCGCTCTTAA
- a CDS encoding TraR/DksA C4-type zinc finger protein, protein MEKNYEKYEQKLSEEKKLLEEEMQVLGRRTPGNPKDWEPVPSVMDASLSDKNEVADLMEDFEEVSSTQLELEKRLNEVDSALLRIKNGGYGICSVCEKEIEEKRLEANPAATTCMAHL, encoded by the coding sequence ATGGAAAAAAATTACGAAAAGTACGAACAAAAATTATCCGAGGAAAAGAAGCTTCTAGAAGAAGAGATGCAAGTACTTGGAAGAAGAACTCCAGGTAATCCAAAAGATTGGGAACCAGTTCCTTCTGTTATGGACGCAAGTCTTTCCGACAAAAATGAAGTTGCTGATTTGATGGAAGATTTTGAAGAAGTCAGTTCCACTCAATTAGAGCTAGAAAAAAGACTAAACGAGGTTGATTCTGCCCTTCTCCGAATAAAAAATGGGGGATACGGAATCTGCTCTGTTTGTGAAAAAGAAATAGAAGAAAAAAGACTTGAGGCCAACCCAGCAGCAACGACCTGCATGGCACACTTGTAG